A single region of the Winslowiella toletana genome encodes:
- the pdxH gene encoding pyridoxamine 5'-phosphate oxidase has translation MTDSDNLQQIAHLRREYTRGGLRRKDLPEQPLDLFEHWLRQACDAQLPDPTAMSVATVDEHGQPYQRIVLLKHYDKQGMVFYTNLGSRKAHHLENNPRISLLFPWHMLERQVMVLGSVEKLSALEVMKYFHSRPRDSQIGAWVSKQSSRISARGVLEGKFLELKQKFQQGQIPLPSFWGGFRIKIDTMEFWQGGEHRLHDRFLYQRDGEGWKIDRLAP, from the coding sequence ATGACCGATAGCGATAACCTGCAACAGATTGCCCATCTGCGTCGTGAATATACGCGTGGTGGCCTGCGCCGTAAGGATCTTCCCGAACAACCGCTCGATCTGTTTGAGCACTGGCTGCGCCAGGCATGTGACGCCCAGCTGCCCGATCCCACCGCGATGAGCGTGGCTACCGTTGATGAACACGGCCAGCCTTATCAGCGCATTGTGCTGCTGAAACACTACGATAAACAGGGAATGGTGTTCTACACCAATCTCGGCAGTCGTAAAGCGCATCACCTTGAGAATAACCCGCGCATCAGCCTGCTGTTTCCATGGCACATGCTGGAACGCCAGGTGATGGTGCTGGGCAGCGTTGAGAAACTGTCGGCGCTGGAAGTCATGAAGTATTTCCACAGCCGACCGCGCGATAGCCAGATCGGCGCCTGGGTATCAAAACAGTCGAGCCGGATTTCAGCGCGTGGCGTGCTGGAAGGTAAATTCCTTGAGCTGAAGCAGAAGTTCCAGCAGGGGCAGATCCCGTTGCCGAGTTTTTGGGGTGGATTCCGCATCAAAATCGATACGATGGAGTTCTGGCAGGGAGGAGAACACCGGCTGCACGATCGCTTCCTCTATCAGCGCGACGGCGAAGGCTGGAAAATCGACCGACTGGCGCCCTGA
- the tyrS gene encoding tyrosine--tRNA ligase has protein sequence MASSNLIKQLQERGLVAQVTDEDALAARLAQGPIALYCGFDPTADSLHLGHLVPLLCLKRFQDAGHKPVALVGGATGLIGDPSFKAAERKLNTADTVNEWVDKIRHQVAPFLDFNCGDNSAIAANNYDWFGGMNVLTFLRDIGKHFSVNQMINKEAVKQRLNRDDQGISFTEFSYNLLQGYDFACLNERHGVALQIGGSDQWGNITSGIDLTRRLHQNQVFGLTVPLITKADGTKFGKTEGGAVWLDAKKTSPYKFYQFWINTADADVYRFLKFFTFLSLDEINALEEEDKNSGKAPRAQYVLAEVVTKLVHGEEGLAAAKRITQSLFSGAMTEMTEADFEQLAQDGMPTIELAAEDDLQQALVNAELVPSRGQARTMIGSNAVTVNGEKQSDAEYRFSDSDKLFGRFTLLRRGKKHYCLVCWK, from the coding sequence ATGGCCAGCAGTAACCTGATTAAACAATTGCAAGAGCGGGGCCTTGTCGCCCAGGTAACGGATGAGGACGCGTTAGCAGCACGACTGGCGCAAGGGCCAATCGCACTGTATTGCGGCTTCGATCCGACCGCCGACAGCTTGCATTTGGGGCATCTGGTGCCTTTGCTTTGCCTGAAACGCTTTCAGGACGCCGGACATAAACCTGTTGCCCTGGTAGGTGGCGCAACCGGACTGATTGGCGACCCAAGCTTCAAAGCAGCCGAACGTAAACTGAATACCGCCGACACCGTTAATGAGTGGGTTGATAAGATTCGTCATCAGGTGGCACCGTTCCTCGATTTTAACTGCGGTGACAACAGCGCCATTGCCGCCAATAACTACGACTGGTTTGGCGGCATGAACGTGCTGACGTTCCTGCGCGATATTGGTAAGCACTTCTCAGTTAATCAGATGATTAATAAAGAAGCGGTGAAGCAGCGTCTGAATCGCGATGACCAGGGGATCTCTTTCACCGAGTTTTCCTACAATCTGCTGCAGGGCTATGACTTTGCCTGCCTGAATGAGCGCCACGGTGTGGCATTACAGATTGGCGGTTCCGATCAGTGGGGCAATATCACTTCCGGTATCGATCTGACGCGTCGTCTGCATCAGAACCAGGTATTTGGCCTGACGGTGCCGCTGATCACCAAAGCTGATGGCACCAAATTCGGTAAAACCGAAGGGGGCGCGGTATGGCTGGACGCGAAAAAGACCAGCCCGTACAAATTCTATCAGTTCTGGATCAACACCGCCGATGCCGATGTCTATCGCTTCCTGAAATTCTTTACCTTCCTTAGCCTTGACGAGATCAATGCGCTGGAGGAAGAAGACAAAAACAGCGGTAAAGCACCACGTGCTCAGTACGTGCTGGCGGAAGTGGTAACGAAGCTGGTTCATGGCGAAGAGGGGCTGGCAGCGGCAAAACGCATTACCCAGAGCCTGTTCTCCGGTGCGATGACCGAAATGACCGAAGCAGATTTCGAACAGCTGGCGCAAGACGGCATGCCGACAATTGAACTGGCGGCAGAAGACGATCTGCAACAGGCGTTGGTCAATGCTGAGCTGGTGCCATCCCGCGGTCAGGCGCGCACAATGATCGGTTCTAATGCGGTAACGGTGAACGGTGAGAAGCAGTCTGATGCGGAATACCGCTTCAGCGACAGCGACAAACTGTTTGGGCGTTTTACCCTGCTGCGTCGCGGCAAAAAGCACTACTGCCTGGTGTGCTGGAAATAA
- the pdxY gene encoding pyridoxal kinase PdxY, whose translation MKNILSIQSHVVFGHAGNSASEFPMRRMGANVWPLNTVQFSNHTQYGHWTGSVMPASHLTDIAKGIAEIDRLKTCDAVLSGYLGSAEQGEHILKIVQQVKAANPDAWYFCDPVMGHPEKGCIVAPGVAEFHCKAALPASDIIAPNLLELEMLSGKSVASVDEAVAAARELIALGPKVVLVKHLARAGLRSDRFEMLLITAGEAFHISRPLVDFGVRQPVGVGDLTSGLLLVNLLHGQPLQQALEHVTAAVYEVMIKTHEMGEYELQLVAAQEGIAKPQHHFAAVKL comes from the coding sequence ATGAAAAATATCCTTTCTATCCAGTCGCATGTGGTTTTTGGTCATGCTGGCAACAGTGCGTCAGAATTTCCGATGCGTCGCATGGGCGCAAACGTTTGGCCGCTCAATACCGTGCAGTTCTCTAACCACACTCAATACGGTCACTGGACCGGCTCAGTGATGCCGGCCTCACATCTGACCGATATCGCCAAAGGTATCGCTGAAATCGATCGCCTGAAAACCTGTGATGCGGTGCTGAGTGGTTACCTCGGTTCGGCTGAACAGGGCGAACATATATTAAAGATTGTTCAGCAGGTAAAAGCGGCAAATCCTGACGCCTGGTATTTTTGTGATCCGGTGATGGGTCATCCGGAAAAAGGCTGCATTGTGGCTCCCGGCGTCGCCGAATTTCACTGCAAAGCGGCACTGCCTGCCAGCGACATTATTGCGCCAAACCTGCTGGAGCTGGAAATGCTTAGCGGGAAAAGCGTGGCCAGTGTGGATGAAGCAGTAGCGGCCGCGCGTGAGCTGATCGCACTGGGGCCGAAGGTGGTACTGGTTAAGCATCTGGCGCGTGCCGGATTGCGCAGCGATCGCTTCGAAATGCTGCTGATCACCGCCGGGGAAGCCTTCCATATCAGCCGTCCGCTGGTGGATTTTGGCGTGCGTCAACCGGTCGGTGTCGGCGATCTGACCAGCGGGCTGTTATTGGTTAATCTGTTGCACGGCCAGCCGCTGCAACAGGCGCTGGAACACGTCACCGCCGCGGTGTATGAAGTGATGATTAAAACCCATGAAATGGGTGAATATGAGCTGCAGCTGGTGGCGGCACAGGAAGGAATTGCTAAGCCTCAGCACCATTTTGCCGCGGTGAAGCTGTAA
- the map gene encoding type I methionyl aminopeptidase, whose amino-acid sequence MKQVKLHSQQEIELARAAGQAAAQVLEMITPYVRAGVTTDELDRLCHDYLVHQLNVIPANIGYHGYTRTVCTSVNHVVCHGIPSDKKLKNGDIVNIDVAIVKEGWYGDTSRMYFVGEPSVRARRLVDVTYQSMVAGIKVVRPGATLGDIGAAIQRVAEGAGFSVVREYCGHGVGEEYHTAPQVLHYGIAGEGMVLEPGMIFTIEPMINVGKAATSVLSDGWTVVTKDRSLSAQWEHTIAVTDSGYDLLTPWPEGTGDYEAI is encoded by the coding sequence ATGAAACAGGTCAAGCTGCACTCGCAGCAAGAAATTGAACTGGCGCGCGCGGCCGGGCAGGCAGCCGCACAAGTGCTGGAAATGATCACCCCGTATGTCCGCGCTGGCGTGACTACCGATGAACTTGATCGCCTGTGCCATGATTATCTGGTTCATCAGCTGAATGTCATTCCTGCCAATATTGGCTATCACGGCTATACGCGCACCGTCTGCACGTCAGTAAATCATGTGGTTTGCCACGGCATTCCATCGGATAAAAAGCTGAAAAACGGCGATATCGTTAATATCGATGTGGCGATCGTTAAAGAAGGTTGGTATGGCGATACCAGCAGAATGTACTTTGTCGGTGAGCCGTCAGTACGCGCACGACGGCTGGTGGATGTCACTTATCAGTCGATGGTGGCCGGTATTAAGGTTGTGCGTCCGGGCGCCACGCTGGGTGATATCGGCGCGGCCATCCAGCGCGTAGCTGAAGGTGCCGGATTCTCGGTGGTCAGGGAGTATTGTGGTCATGGTGTGGGTGAGGAGTATCACACTGCCCCACAGGTGCTGCATTACGGTATCGCCGGTGAAGGGATGGTGCTGGAGCCGGGGATGATTTTTACCATTGAACCGATGATCAATGTCGGCAAAGCCGCCACCAGCGTACTTTCCGACGGCTGGACAGTGGTCACTAAGGATCGCTCGCTCTCTGCCCAGTGGGAACACACCATTGCGGTCACTGATTCAGGTTATGATTTGCTGACGCCGTGGCCGGAAGGCACCGGTGATTACGAAGCGATATAG
- a CDS encoding ParD-like family protein: protein MGIVKISDLMHENLRIASNAMSRSINAQAEHWMKIGMLAELCPQLSHDQLARALVKAELQGDTDIASLLKSFEKHEEAQ, encoded by the coding sequence ATGGGAATCGTAAAAATCTCTGATTTGATGCACGAGAATTTGCGCATCGCCAGCAATGCCATGAGCCGGTCGATTAACGCTCAGGCTGAGCACTGGATGAAGATCGGCATGCTGGCGGAGCTTTGCCCGCAGCTGTCGCATGACCAACTGGCTCGTGCGCTGGTTAAGGCGGAATTACAGGGCGATACCGATATCGCCAGCCTGCTTAAATCGTTTGAAAAGCATGAGGAAGCACAATGA
- a CDS encoding TIM barrel protein encodes MSELKFATRLNSFASGAPLYWPDLQGKPSVLQMIERAATVKGLTHLDLNYPQHITDDVNVMRQKIEQSGLAVNGMQMRWDAAEFKIGAFTNPDPKIRRKAIELTKRGIDAGREFGASLMTLWMGQDGFDYCFQADYKKIWEDAVSAVREVAEYAPDVDVSIEYKPNEPRAFSIFPNVTTCLIAVEEAGCPNLGITLDFAHVLYANEIPAYAAAMVARRSRLLGLDLNDGWGKRDDGLMAASVNPRATLEFLWQMQRDGYQGAYYFDTFPDASGLDPVREAETNIATVTRLLKLCEKLNNNQPLAEAISRQDAVTSQQIVNDIMLAR; translated from the coding sequence ATGTCAGAGCTTAAATTTGCCACACGTCTGAACTCATTTGCCTCCGGTGCGCCACTTTACTGGCCGGATCTGCAAGGTAAGCCCTCAGTTCTGCAAATGATCGAGCGCGCCGCCACGGTTAAAGGTTTAACCCATCTGGATCTGAACTATCCTCAGCACATCACCGATGATGTTAACGTCATGCGTCAGAAAATCGAGCAGTCAGGGCTGGCGGTCAACGGTATGCAGATGCGCTGGGATGCGGCGGAATTTAAAATCGGTGCATTCACCAACCCCGATCCAAAAATTCGTCGTAAGGCGATTGAGCTGACTAAACGCGGGATCGATGCCGGACGTGAATTCGGTGCCAGCCTGATGACATTGTGGATGGGGCAGGATGGTTTTGATTACTGCTTCCAGGCGGATTACAAAAAAATTTGGGAGGATGCGGTCAGCGCGGTCCGGGAAGTGGCCGAATATGCCCCGGATGTTGATGTCAGCATCGAATACAAACCTAACGAGCCACGTGCATTCAGTATTTTCCCGAATGTCACCACCTGTTTGATTGCGGTAGAAGAAGCCGGTTGCCCCAATCTTGGCATTACGCTCGATTTTGCCCATGTGCTGTACGCCAATGAGATCCCGGCTTATGCCGCCGCGATGGTGGCGCGCCGTTCGCGGCTGCTGGGTCTGGATCTTAATGACGGCTGGGGCAAACGCGATGATGGCCTGATGGCGGCTTCGGTTAACCCGCGCGCCACGCTGGAGTTCCTCTGGCAGATGCAGCGTGATGGTTATCAGGGCGCTTATTATTTCGATACTTTCCCGGACGCCAGCGGTCTCGATCCGGTGCGTGAAGCGGAAACCAATATCGCCACCGTCACCCGTTTACTGAAGCTTTGCGAAAAACTGAATAACAATCAGCCGCTGGCGGAGGCCATCAGTCGTCAGGACGCGGTCACCTCCCAGCAAATTGTTAATGACATTATGCTGGCCAGATAG
- a CDS encoding sugar ABC transporter substrate-binding protein, producing MKKTLLSVLASGLFCTSVFAADLTPLQSDTEKDRTEWTELATKYGPLPAADGKLKIGGVSKTLTNEYWRSLGDGYKAFADKHGFTVAYQAAANEDDQLGQLSIAETLIAQGFNGLLVSPQTDANLQPAYETAKSKGIPVVNVNDAVMPNAAYYVGNVQKDNGVRVANWFIKHKPQGGKVAVIEGQPGVYAAAQRTKGFKETLEANGKFQVVASVPANWSRENAYNAAATILQQHPDLIGFYANNDGMALGVVEAVNSLGKSKQVAVFGTDGISDAYASIKRGELTGTVDSFPVLTGEVAMEVMVRLVNGQKLSRVISTPQALITKENAEAFSTKDNEKLRQLLLQQ from the coding sequence ATGAAAAAAACATTACTTTCTGTACTCGCCTCAGGCTTGTTTTGCACCAGCGTTTTTGCCGCCGATTTAACTCCACTGCAGTCTGATACCGAAAAGGATCGTACCGAGTGGACCGAACTGGCGACCAAATACGGACCACTGCCTGCAGCGGACGGTAAACTGAAAATTGGCGGCGTATCGAAAACCCTGACCAATGAATACTGGCGTTCGCTTGGCGACGGCTATAAAGCCTTTGCCGATAAACATGGCTTTACCGTGGCTTACCAGGCCGCCGCCAATGAAGACGATCAGCTCGGACAATTATCCATCGCTGAGACATTGATCGCTCAGGGATTTAATGGCCTGCTGGTTTCACCGCAGACCGACGCCAATTTACAGCCGGCGTATGAGACTGCCAAAAGTAAAGGTATCCCGGTGGTGAACGTCAACGACGCGGTAATGCCCAATGCGGCTTACTACGTTGGTAATGTGCAGAAAGATAACGGCGTCCGGGTGGCTAACTGGTTTATTAAACATAAACCTCAGGGCGGAAAAGTGGCGGTAATCGAAGGCCAGCCTGGCGTTTATGCAGCGGCGCAGCGTACCAAAGGCTTTAAAGAAACCCTTGAAGCCAACGGGAAGTTTCAGGTTGTTGCCAGCGTGCCGGCAAACTGGAGCCGTGAAAATGCCTATAACGCGGCGGCAACTATTTTACAGCAGCACCCGGATTTAATTGGCTTCTACGCCAACAATGACGGCATGGCGCTCGGCGTCGTGGAGGCGGTGAATTCACTGGGTAAAAGCAAGCAGGTAGCGGTGTTTGGCACCGACGGTATTTCTGATGCCTATGCTTCCATCAAGCGCGGTGAACTGACCGGTACCGTCGACAGCTTCCCGGTTCTGACTGGTGAAGTGGCAATGGAAGTGATGGTTCGTCTGGTAAATGGGCAGAAATTATCACGCGTGATCTCTACACCTCAGGCGCTGATCACTAAAGAAAACGCAGAGGCATTCTCGACTAAAGATAATGAGAAACTGCGCCAGCTGCTGTTACAGCAGTAA
- a CDS encoding sugar ABC transporter ATP-binding protein — translation MEHDCLTMRGISKTYGNIAAVQGVDFSVRHGEVHALIGENGAGKSTLLNILSGVRASDEGEIRVDGQLVQMKNPLSARHAGIAMIHQELQHVPELSVAQNMFLGRPLTRFRGLFVDRKAQYKKAVAILRRLDPSINPDEPIKNLKVSQQQIVEIARALLDEAKIIAMDEPTSSLTPTEFERLAELIADLKSMNVSLIYVSHKMDEIFKVCDRATIMRDGKQVGVVNIRDETEETIVTKMVGRKIEKIQHQSFVGDKELLRVEGLERGQTVLPASFSVKAGEVLGIAGLVGAGRTELLKLIAGIDSKTSGRVIVDGKAVNNLNVRSAIRAGIGLVPEDRKKEGIIKERAVKMNVALPSLGNFTRSGLLKKNKLNQVALDVMTDLNLRPLNIEKPIGTLSGGNQQKVIIGRWVVADTKVFLFDEPTRGIDIGAKSEIYNLIEKLARQGKAIVVVSSEMPEIIRISDRVLVMREGKITTELKGDEITEENIARYAISDRK, via the coding sequence ATGGAACACGATTGTTTGACGATGCGCGGCATCAGCAAAACCTATGGCAATATCGCCGCGGTGCAGGGCGTGGATTTTTCGGTCAGGCATGGCGAAGTACACGCGTTAATTGGTGAAAACGGCGCGGGGAAATCAACTTTGCTTAATATTCTCTCCGGCGTGCGCGCCTCTGATGAGGGTGAAATCAGGGTCGACGGGCAACTGGTGCAGATGAAAAATCCGCTTTCGGCGCGACATGCTGGCATTGCCATGATTCATCAGGAGTTACAGCACGTTCCGGAACTCTCCGTCGCGCAGAATATGTTTCTTGGTCGGCCGTTAACTCGCTTTCGCGGCCTGTTTGTCGATCGTAAAGCGCAGTATAAGAAGGCGGTGGCGATTCTCAGGCGTCTTGACCCGTCGATTAATCCTGATGAGCCGATTAAAAACCTGAAGGTTTCGCAACAGCAGATTGTCGAAATTGCCCGGGCGTTGCTGGATGAGGCAAAAATCATCGCCATGGATGAGCCCACTTCCAGCCTGACGCCAACAGAGTTTGAAAGGCTTGCGGAGTTAATCGCCGATCTGAAATCCATGAATGTGTCATTGATTTACGTCTCACACAAAATGGATGAGATATTTAAAGTCTGTGACCGCGCCACCATTATGCGCGATGGCAAACAGGTGGGGGTGGTTAATATCCGTGATGAGACGGAGGAGACCATTGTCACCAAAATGGTTGGGCGTAAGATTGAAAAGATCCAGCATCAGTCGTTTGTCGGTGATAAGGAGCTGCTGCGGGTTGAAGGCCTTGAGCGTGGTCAGACCGTGTTGCCTGCCAGCTTTAGCGTCAAGGCAGGGGAAGTGCTGGGTATCGCCGGGCTGGTGGGGGCGGGGCGGACTGAACTGCTGAAACTGATTGCCGGTATCGACAGCAAAACCAGTGGTAGAGTGATTGTTGATGGCAAGGCAGTGAACAATCTTAATGTACGTTCGGCGATCCGCGCCGGCATCGGGCTGGTTCCGGAAGACCGTAAAAAAGAGGGCATTATTAAAGAGCGGGCGGTAAAAATGAACGTCGCGCTACCATCATTGGGTAATTTTACCCGCAGTGGCCTGCTGAAAAAAAATAAACTGAATCAGGTGGCGCTGGACGTTATGACCGATCTGAATCTGCGGCCTCTGAATATTGAAAAGCCCATCGGCACATTAAGTGGTGGCAATCAGCAGAAGGTGATTATTGGCCGCTGGGTAGTGGCGGACACCAAGGTGTTTCTTTTTGATGAACCCACCAGGGGTATCGATATTGGTGCCAAGTCTGAAATTTATAATTTAATTGAAAAGTTAGCCCGGCAGGGAAAAGCCATCGTGGTGGTCTCGTCTGAAATGCCGGAAATTATCCGTATATCAGACCGCGTGCTGGTGATGCGCGAAGGTAAGATTACTACCGAGCTTAAAGGTGATGAGATAACAGAAGAAAACATCGCCCGTTATGCGATTAGCGATCGTAAATAA
- a CDS encoding ABC transporter permease, with the protein MMTQGKTQPAGHPSALFKFNLRDAGTVIGLLIILFTFSMLSPVFFTLPNLLNILQQSSINAIIALGMTLVIISGGIDLSVGPTAALSAVLGATLMVSGVPVPLAIMATLGVGAMCGIFSGTLVAYAGLQPFIVTLGGLSLFRALSLIFTGGNPIFGIPMEFRSLINSTVLGIPTPIVIVVVVAVTLWVIMNKTPLGEYILAVGGNEEAARVAGVPVKRTKVTVFVISGVLASLASLILIGRLGAAEPTMGNLWELDAIAAAAIGGASLMGGKGSVIGTIVGAIILGSLRNGLTLLNIQAFYQLLATGLIIIIAMLIDRATRGK; encoded by the coding sequence ATGATGACACAAGGTAAAACTCAGCCTGCAGGACATCCATCTGCGCTGTTTAAATTTAATCTGCGTGATGCAGGAACGGTGATTGGGCTACTGATTATTCTTTTCACTTTTTCGATGCTGTCACCGGTATTTTTTACCCTGCCTAATCTGCTTAATATTCTGCAACAGTCTTCGATTAATGCCATTATTGCGCTGGGAATGACGCTGGTGATTATTTCCGGTGGTATTGATCTCTCGGTCGGGCCGACAGCGGCGTTATCTGCGGTATTAGGCGCTACCCTGATGGTTTCCGGCGTGCCGGTGCCGCTGGCGATTATGGCGACGCTGGGAGTCGGCGCGATGTGCGGTATTTTTAGCGGCACGTTAGTGGCTTATGCCGGACTGCAACCATTTATCGTTACCCTTGGTGGCCTGTCGCTGTTTCGCGCGCTGTCGTTAATTTTTACCGGCGGCAATCCCATCTTCGGCATTCCGATGGAGTTTCGCAGCTTAATCAACAGTACCGTGCTGGGGATTCCCACGCCGATTGTGATTGTGGTGGTGGTGGCAGTCACGCTGTGGGTCATTATGAATAAAACCCCACTTGGTGAGTACATTCTGGCGGTAGGCGGTAATGAGGAAGCCGCCCGGGTGGCTGGCGTGCCGGTAAAAAGAACCAAAGTGACGGTGTTTGTTATCTCGGGTGTATTAGCCTCGCTGGCGTCGCTGATTTTAATCGGTCGTCTCGGCGCGGCTGAGCCGACGATGGGAAATTTATGGGAGCTGGATGCGATTGCGGCGGCGGCGATTGGTGGCGCCTCATTAATGGGTGGCAAAGGCAGTGTGATTGGCACCATTGTTGGCGCAATTATTCTCGGATCGCTGCGTAACGGCCTGACGCTTCTGAATATTCAGGCGTTTTATCAATTGCTTGCTACTGGCCTAATAATTATCATAGCCATGTTGATTGACAGAGCGACTCGAGGCAAGTAA
- a CDS encoding MurR/RpiR family transcriptional regulator, translating to MNQDPKAIGAQIRMRLPMLTPLERKVVESITARTDLSEQTTLKEIAQENNVSDAMIVKIAKKLNFSGFRDFRSSLVYYNYSEVAGLHAEIEPGDSSEQLLSKVFRTSIQAIEETLSILDVSEFNRAADILFKARHIDLYAVGGSAAVTRDLSHKLLKIGIKTTAYDDAHIMLMSAAILSDDDVVIAISHSGATRAVNEPIKLAARNGARVIAITNYSESPIARDAHVVLTSTSQGSHLLGENAASRIAQLNILDALFVAIAKKDLNKAERNLIKTQQAVQNLREY from the coding sequence ATGAATCAGGATCCGAAAGCAATAGGTGCTCAAATTCGTATGCGTTTGCCAATGTTGACGCCACTGGAAAGAAAAGTCGTGGAGTCGATTACAGCCAGAACCGATTTATCCGAGCAGACAACGTTGAAAGAAATTGCTCAGGAAAATAATGTTTCTGATGCCATGATAGTAAAAATAGCCAAAAAGCTTAACTTCTCGGGCTTTCGGGATTTCAGAAGCAGTCTGGTTTACTATAATTACTCTGAAGTGGCAGGGCTGCATGCGGAAATAGAACCTGGTGACTCATCGGAACAATTACTGTCAAAAGTTTTCCGAACATCGATTCAGGCAATTGAAGAAACGCTGTCTATTCTCGATGTTTCTGAATTCAATCGCGCTGCTGATATTCTTTTTAAAGCACGACATATCGACTTATATGCGGTGGGTGGCTCTGCCGCAGTGACGCGCGACCTGTCGCATAAACTGCTTAAAATTGGAATTAAAACCACAGCATACGATGATGCACATATTATGCTGATGTCAGCAGCGATTTTATCGGACGATGATGTAGTAATTGCAATCAGTCATTCCGGTGCTACACGCGCCGTTAATGAGCCGATTAAACTGGCGGCGCGTAACGGTGCCCGGGTTATTGCTATTACTAATTACTCCGAGTCGCCCATTGCGCGCGATGCGCATGTGGTGCTCACTTCAACTTCGCAGGGCTCTCATTTGCTGGGGGAAAACGCAGCGTCACGCATTGCACAGCTGAATATACTGGACGCATTGTTTGTGGCTATTGCGAAAAAGGATCTTAATAAAGCAGAAAGGAATCTGATTAAAACTCAGCAGGCGGTCCAGAATTTAAGAGAATATTAG
- a CDS encoding ribokinase, with protein MSKIVVTGSLHYDIMLQAHHRPEKGETVMGTDCAYKFGGKGGNQALSAARAGAEVSFIGAVGDDDQGKFLLSQLNHAGVDTQRVAVLDSVPSGMSVAILDAENDYGAVVVSNANNAIDPAQFTVVSAWQNSVMLLLQNEVPESVNVCAAAQAKLRGVTVCLNAAPAREISAEMRAAVDLLVVNAVEARDLSGLKVADLASACLAAESLSRQFPAVVVTAGEYGVAWCEQGQSCQSLAAEKVVLVSTHGAGDCFMGVLAAALLRQHSLAEAVTLANQAAAEHVSRQPI; from the coding sequence ATGAGTAAAATAGTAGTCACTGGTAGTCTCCATTACGACATTATGCTCCAGGCACACCATCGCCCTGAAAAAGGCGAAACCGTGATGGGTACTGACTGCGCATATAAATTTGGCGGTAAAGGCGGCAATCAGGCTTTGTCTGCCGCCCGAGCGGGTGCAGAGGTGAGCTTTATCGGTGCAGTGGGCGACGATGACCAGGGAAAATTTTTACTTTCGCAACTTAATCACGCTGGCGTTGATACGCAGCGGGTTGCGGTGCTGGATTCGGTGCCTTCAGGCATGAGTGTGGCAATCCTCGATGCGGAAAATGATTATGGCGCCGTGGTGGTATCCAATGCCAATAACGCTATCGATCCGGCACAGTTTACCGTAGTCAGCGCATGGCAAAATAGTGTCATGCTGTTATTGCAGAATGAAGTACCTGAAAGTGTGAATGTCTGTGCCGCTGCGCAAGCGAAACTGCGCGGCGTTACGGTGTGCCTGAATGCGGCACCGGCCCGTGAAATCAGTGCCGAAATGCGCGCAGCGGTGGATTTGCTGGTGGTCAATGCGGTTGAGGCACGCGATCTTAGCGGGTTGAAAGTGGCTGACTTAGCAAGTGCCTGTCTGGCCGCGGAGTCATTAAGCCGTCAGTTTCCGGCGGTGGTGGTGACAGCCGGAGAATATGGCGTTGCCTGGTGCGAGCAGGGGCAGAGTTGCCAGTCGCTGGCGGCAGAGAAGGTGGTGCTGGTCAGTACTCACGGTGCAGGTGATTGTTTTATGGGGGTTTTAGCCGCAGCCTTATTGCGGCAGCACTCTTTAGCTGAGGCGGTGACTCTGGCTAATCAGGCCGCAGCGGAACATGTTTCACGACAGCCGATCTGA